A single region of the Gracilibacillus caseinilyticus genome encodes:
- the typA gene encoding translational GTPase TypA, with product MTQLREELRNIAIIAHVDHGKTTLVDQLLRYSGTFRENEQVEERAMDSNDIEKERGITILAKNTAINYKDTRINILDTPGHADFGGEVERIMKMVDGVLLVVDAYEGCMPQTRFVLKKALEQRLQPVVVLNKIDRPNARPDEVVDEVLDLFIELGADDDQLEFPVVFASALNGTSSFPDEEQQETMEPIFGTILEKIPAPVDNGEEPLQFQVTMLDYNDYLGRIGVGRVFRGTIKVGQQVALMKTDGSVKNFRVSKLFGFIGLKRIEIEEAKAGDIIALAGMEDINVGETVCPNDHQEALPILRIDEPTLQMTFVVNNSPFAGREGKHITSRKIEERLLSQLETDVSLRVDPTDSPDAWIVSGRGELHLSILVENMRREGYELQLSKPQVIIREIDGVKCEPVERVQIDVPEDYTGAVMESLGARKGEMLDMQNHGTGQVRMEFKVPSRGLIGYATEFMTQTRGYGIINHTFDEYAPFVKGQVGGRREGVLVALENGKASTYGIMNLEDRGVIFVEPGTDVYAGMIVGEHNRENDLTVNITKEKHLTNVRSATKDQTATIRKTRNMSLEEAIQYLNDDEYCEVTPETVRLRKKILNKNEREKAAKKK from the coding sequence ATGACGCAATTGAGAGAAGAACTACGCAATATTGCGATTATTGCACACGTAGACCACGGTAAAACGACATTAGTAGACCAGTTACTTCGTTATTCTGGTACATTTCGTGAGAACGAACAAGTGGAAGAACGTGCAATGGATTCCAATGATATTGAGAAAGAACGCGGTATTACGATTTTAGCCAAAAACACAGCGATTAATTATAAAGATACGCGTATAAATATATTAGATACACCAGGACATGCTGACTTCGGAGGCGAAGTAGAGCGTATCATGAAAATGGTAGACGGGGTATTACTTGTGGTAGATGCTTATGAAGGATGTATGCCACAGACTCGTTTCGTATTAAAGAAAGCATTAGAACAGAGACTGCAACCAGTTGTCGTGTTAAACAAAATTGACCGTCCTAACGCGAGACCAGACGAAGTTGTAGATGAAGTACTGGATTTATTTATCGAGTTAGGCGCTGACGATGATCAATTGGAGTTTCCGGTTGTATTTGCATCAGCATTAAACGGAACATCAAGTTTTCCTGACGAAGAACAACAGGAAACAATGGAGCCAATTTTTGGAACGATTTTGGAAAAGATCCCTGCGCCTGTTGATAATGGTGAGGAACCATTACAATTCCAAGTTACAATGCTTGATTATAATGATTATTTAGGTCGTATTGGAGTGGGACGAGTTTTCCGTGGTACGATCAAAGTTGGCCAACAAGTAGCACTTATGAAAACAGACGGTTCTGTGAAAAACTTCCGAGTATCTAAATTATTCGGTTTTATCGGCTTAAAGCGTATTGAAATTGAAGAAGCAAAAGCAGGCGACATTATCGCTCTTGCAGGTATGGAGGACATTAACGTAGGTGAAACAGTTTGTCCTAACGATCACCAGGAAGCACTTCCGATCTTACGTATTGATGAGCCGACATTACAGATGACTTTTGTTGTCAATAACAGTCCGTTCGCTGGTCGGGAAGGTAAACACATAACCTCTCGTAAAATTGAAGAACGTTTATTATCGCAGTTAGAAACAGATGTTAGTTTACGTGTTGACCCAACAGATTCTCCAGATGCCTGGATCGTATCGGGACGTGGTGAATTACACTTGTCGATTCTGGTAGAAAACATGAGACGGGAAGGCTACGAACTTCAACTTTCTAAGCCACAAGTTATTATTAGAGAAATAGATGGTGTTAAATGTGAACCAGTAGAACGTGTACAGATTGACGTGCCAGAAGATTATACAGGTGCTGTTATGGAGTCGTTAGGTGCACGGAAAGGTGAAATGTTGGATATGCAGAACCATGGTACTGGTCAAGTACGTATGGAATTCAAAGTACCATCTCGTGGTTTAATTGGTTATGCTACAGAATTCATGACACAAACTCGCGGTTACGGCATTATTAACCATACGTTCGATGAATATGCCCCGTTTGTAAAAGGTCAAGTAGGCGGACGTCGTGAAGGTGTACTTGTTGCCTTAGAAAATGGTAAAGCATCAACATACGGTATTATGAACTTAGAAGACCGTGGGGTGATTTTTGTTGAGCCAGGTACAGATGTTTACGCAGGAATGATCGTTGGCGAACACAACCGTGAGAACGACTTAACGGTTAACATTACGAAAGAAAAGCACTTAACTAACGTGCGTTCTGCAACAAAAGATCAAACTGCAACAATCCGTAAAACACGTAATATGTCACTAGAAGAAGCTATCCAATATTTAAATGATGACGAGTATTGTGAAGTGACACCAGAAACCGTAAGACTTCGCAAGAAAATCCTTAACAAAAACGAACGTGAAAAAGCAGCTAAGAAAAAGTAA
- a CDS encoding sensor histidine kinase — MKLQSQLTIAFTTLLVVVMAISGVTIYSQMLQMLIKDEQRQLEDKGELIVNFVLYQDLNNSSNVQQLTQLLDEYNLQVFAYDQGSDSIIFTSIPDIDTIKGWVDEYNLEDQDQPLWQAGGENFVVSIIPFYSPEATQQLVLLTPLDDLQEVRNSLVNRLVLIFLIGIAVAVLLSHYLTRRLVTPLTKLRHQMKKIEKRQFDQIEEIKATGEIKEVEQSVTEMANELNSFIQSQHHFFQNASHELKTPLMAIQGYAEGIRDGIFEGEEADRGLQVMVDEIHRLKKIINEIILLAKLDSETDIYHPETVAIQSFMRKVMDRAVPIANDKGIEIDDKGLEKAQLFVDEEKMLQAVMNIVANAIRHAKEKVTISAYVKDKRLFIQVTDDGKGIDEALLSKLFHRFVKGKSGETGLGLAIARAIVERSGGSIKAENAPKGGARFTIVFIDFEKNDD, encoded by the coding sequence ATGAAATTACAATCACAGTTGACGATTGCCTTTACAACCTTACTAGTTGTCGTTATGGCGATATCCGGGGTTACGATTTACTCTCAGATGTTGCAGATGCTGATCAAAGATGAGCAGAGACAGTTAGAGGATAAAGGAGAACTTATCGTGAATTTTGTTTTGTATCAAGATTTGAACAATTCTTCAAACGTACAACAACTTACTCAATTACTTGATGAGTATAACTTGCAGGTGTTTGCCTATGATCAAGGTTCAGATAGTATTATTTTTACGTCGATTCCAGATATTGATACCATTAAAGGATGGGTCGACGAATATAATCTCGAGGACCAGGATCAACCATTATGGCAAGCGGGTGGAGAAAACTTTGTTGTGTCGATCATCCCTTTTTACTCACCAGAAGCGACTCAGCAATTAGTTCTGCTAACTCCATTAGATGATCTTCAGGAAGTCCGGAATAGCCTTGTAAACAGGTTAGTGTTAATTTTTCTTATTGGTATCGCAGTTGCTGTTTTACTTAGTCATTATTTAACAAGACGACTGGTAACCCCTTTAACCAAATTGCGGCACCAAATGAAAAAAATCGAAAAACGGCAATTCGATCAAATTGAAGAAATTAAGGCGACTGGTGAAATTAAGGAGGTAGAGCAAAGTGTAACGGAGATGGCCAATGAGCTAAATAGCTTTATTCAGTCTCAGCATCATTTCTTCCAAAATGCCAGTCATGAGTTGAAAACACCACTTATGGCAATTCAGGGCTATGCAGAAGGAATTCGAGATGGTATTTTTGAAGGAGAGGAAGCAGATCGCGGGCTGCAAGTAATGGTAGATGAAATTCATCGTCTCAAGAAAATTATTAATGAAATTATCTTGCTGGCGAAATTAGATAGTGAGACAGATATATATCATCCGGAAACAGTGGCGATCCAGTCCTTTATGAGAAAAGTAATGGATAGAGCTGTACCGATTGCAAATGATAAAGGTATTGAGATTGATGATAAAGGTCTGGAGAAGGCACAACTATTTGTAGATGAAGAAAAAATGCTGCAAGCGGTCATGAATATTGTGGCCAATGCGATTCGCCATGCTAAGGAAAAAGTGACGATTTCGGCCTATGTGAAAGATAAGCGGCTGTTCATCCAGGTAACCGATGATGGCAAGGGTATTGATGAAGCGCTTCTTTCCAAACTATTTCACCGTTTTGTCAAAGGGAAAAGTGGTGAAACAGGACTAGGTTTAGCGATTGCCCGTGCGATTGTCGAACGCTCTGGCGGATCTATTAAAGCCGAAAATGCCCCTAAAGGTGGAGCACGCTTTACCATCGTTTTTATAGATTTTGAAAAAAATGATGATTAA
- a CDS encoding response regulator transcription factor, translating into MNQEIFIVEDDPNIRDIVKAYLSKEGFQVTLMENAEDAWDKAAEHQPDMWILDIMLPGMDGYELCKKIRQMSEIPIIIISAKDEEVDKILGLELGSDDYLTKPFSPRELVARVKRLFKRAVAQPITSETENAVIKIADLEIDQAARQVYWKRQEVDVTSKEFDILEIFARKPNRAFSREELLTQVWGEDYFGSDRAVDDLVKRLRKKMEDLPVETVWGYGYRLHYEEDAQ; encoded by the coding sequence ATGAATCAGGAAATTTTTATTGTAGAAGATGATCCGAATATTAGAGATATTGTAAAAGCATATTTATCAAAAGAAGGATTTCAAGTTACGTTAATGGAAAATGCGGAGGATGCTTGGGATAAGGCTGCAGAGCATCAACCCGATATGTGGATATTGGATATTATGCTGCCTGGTATGGATGGTTATGAATTGTGTAAAAAAATAAGACAAATGAGCGAAATTCCGATTATTATCATTTCGGCTAAGGATGAAGAAGTAGATAAAATTTTAGGCTTGGAATTAGGTAGTGATGACTATTTAACGAAACCTTTTAGTCCTCGCGAACTTGTGGCACGGGTCAAACGGCTTTTTAAACGAGCAGTTGCCCAGCCGATTACCAGTGAGACCGAGAATGCTGTCATTAAAATTGCTGATTTGGAAATTGATCAGGCAGCAAGGCAAGTATATTGGAAACGACAAGAAGTGGATGTAACGTCAAAGGAATTTGATATATTAGAGATTTTTGCGAGAAAACCGAATCGGGCCTTTTCTCGTGAAGAATTACTGACTCAGGTATGGGGTGAGGATTACTTTGGCAGTGATCGAGCGGTGGATGACCTAGTGAAACGATTGCGCAAAAAAATGGAGGATTTACCGGTAGAAACGGTATGGGGATATGGCTACCGTCTGCATTATGAAGAGGATGCCCAATGA
- a CDS encoding S1C family serine protease: protein MSQDFNPFDQEEKEQAPQVKEKHEKKKKDASLSKMLFSGVAGGLIVALFSGGIFISILDDQESNSTDVASNSTEQTESSSSDQESVPTTNIANEEDEATTTNNAIQQVSDAVVGVSNIQQVNLWEESNASGTGSGVIYKKEGDSAYVVTNNHVVEGAQEVQITLTNGEQVKAEILGTDQLTDLAVLKIPGDQVETVATLGSSSDVGVGQTAIAIGNPLGQDFAGSVTKGIISGVERSVDVDLNGDNQPDWTTEVLQTDAAINPGNSGGALINSKGEVIGINSMKIALESVEGIGFAIPIDDAKPVIEQLETDGEVVRPFVGISAVDLSTVPEQHRQQTLNLSDDVQNGLVVAQVQSGSPAANAGLQQYDVVTAINDKQLESMLDLKTYLYNETEIGEEVTVTFYRDGEKQTVNLTLSEQGNL from the coding sequence ATGAGTCAAGATTTCAATCCATTCGATCAAGAAGAAAAAGAACAAGCTCCGCAAGTAAAGGAAAAGCATGAAAAAAAGAAAAAAGATGCCAGTTTAAGCAAGATGCTTTTTAGTGGGGTAGCAGGTGGACTTATTGTGGCACTATTTAGTGGCGGTATTTTTATTTCGATACTAGACGATCAGGAAAGTAATTCAACGGATGTAGCTTCTAATTCTACGGAGCAAACCGAATCATCTTCATCTGATCAAGAAAGCGTTCCAACCACTAACATAGCAAATGAGGAAGATGAAGCAACAACGACGAACAACGCCATTCAGCAAGTATCCGATGCAGTGGTTGGTGTATCCAACATCCAGCAAGTGAATCTCTGGGAAGAATCAAATGCATCAGGAACTGGATCAGGAGTTATTTATAAGAAAGAAGGCGACTCCGCGTATGTTGTAACGAATAACCACGTTGTGGAAGGCGCACAGGAAGTACAAATCACACTAACTAACGGTGAACAAGTAAAAGCTGAAATTCTAGGAACAGATCAACTCACCGATCTTGCTGTATTAAAAATCCCTGGAGACCAAGTAGAAACTGTCGCAACACTAGGCTCTTCTTCTGATGTTGGAGTTGGTCAGACAGCAATCGCAATTGGTAACCCTCTAGGTCAGGACTTTGCAGGATCTGTAACGAAAGGTATCATTAGTGGGGTTGAACGTTCTGTGGATGTGGACCTCAACGGCGACAACCAGCCAGATTGGACGACAGAAGTCCTTCAAACAGATGCAGCGATTAACCCAGGTAACAGTGGTGGTGCATTAATTAACAGTAAAGGGGAAGTCATTGGTATTAATTCGATGAAAATTGCCCTTGAGTCAGTAGAGGGAATTGGCTTCGCTATCCCTATTGATGATGCAAAACCAGTAATTGAACAACTTGAAACAGATGGTGAAGTAGTTCGCCCATTTGTAGGTATTAGTGCCGTTGACCTTTCTACTGTGCCGGAACAACATCGTCAACAAACACTTAACTTAAGTGATGATGTTCAAAATGGTTTAGTTGTAGCACAGGTACAATCAGGTTCACCAGCTGCGAACGCAGGCTTACAACAGTATGATGTTGTTACAGCGATCAATGATAAACAATTGGAGTCCATGCTTGATCTGAAAACGTATCTGTACAATGAAACAGAAATTGGCGAAGAAGTGACGGTTACATTCTATCGCGATGGCGAAAAACAGACCGTCAACTTAACACTAAGCGAACAAGGTAATTTATAG
- a CDS encoding carbon starvation CstA family protein — MVTFFIAIALLIIGYFTYGKFIEKIFDPTDKRDTPANSVNDGVDYVPMHKQKNAMIQLLNIAGTGPIFGPIMGALYGPVAFLWIVIGSIFAGAVHDYLTGMISIRHNGAHIPQLAGEFLGSASRHVVNAFSLLLLVLVGTVFITTPASLIDLLLDGKVAFGVILGSIFLYYFLSTILPIDKIIGRIYPVLGAILLLGTISIGVSLVFSDYTIPEMSLQNLHPENAPIFPLLFFTITCGALSGFHATQSPIISRTTQKESQGRYIFYGMMIAEGIIAMIWAAAAMSLFDGQTLSEVIATGTASSAVNEVSVTLLGAFAGTVAVIGVIVLPITSGDTAFRAARTIIADYLKIGQKSVMKRLMIAIPLFAIGYALTNIDFNILWRYFSWANQSTAVIALWIATMYLYIKGKNYVVSLVPAVFMSYMVFVYILNAKIGFNLDLNLSFIVGIVLTIGLTYLFFKKARRNKERKIEVDETSAVSA, encoded by the coding sequence ATGGTTACTTTCTTTATTGCTATTGCATTATTAATTATTGGATATTTCACATATGGTAAGTTCATAGAGAAGATATTTGATCCAACAGATAAACGAGATACACCAGCGAACAGTGTGAATGATGGGGTAGACTATGTACCAATGCATAAACAAAAAAATGCGATGATTCAACTGCTTAACATTGCAGGTACGGGCCCAATATTTGGACCTATCATGGGAGCGTTATATGGACCTGTTGCATTTTTGTGGATAGTTATCGGTTCTATTTTTGCAGGGGCTGTGCATGATTACCTTACTGGCATGATTTCGATTCGTCACAATGGTGCACATATTCCCCAATTGGCAGGGGAATTTCTAGGGTCAGCATCGCGTCACGTTGTAAACGCATTCTCGCTATTATTGCTAGTTCTTGTCGGGACAGTGTTTATCACTACACCGGCATCGTTAATAGATTTATTGCTTGATGGGAAAGTTGCTTTCGGTGTTATATTAGGTAGTATTTTCTTGTATTACTTCCTGTCTACTATCTTACCGATTGATAAAATCATAGGACGTATTTATCCGGTATTAGGAGCTATTCTTCTACTTGGAACAATATCAATTGGTGTTTCGTTAGTGTTTTCTGATTACACGATTCCAGAAATGTCGTTGCAGAATTTACACCCTGAAAACGCACCAATTTTCCCATTATTGTTCTTTACGATCACTTGTGGGGCATTATCTGGTTTCCATGCGACACAATCACCAATCATTTCAAGAACTACACAAAAAGAATCACAAGGGCGTTATATTTTCTACGGTATGATGATTGCAGAAGGTATCATTGCCATGATTTGGGCAGCGGCGGCAATGAGTTTGTTTGATGGCCAAACTCTAAGTGAAGTGATTGCAACAGGTACAGCATCTTCGGCAGTAAATGAAGTTTCTGTTACCTTATTAGGTGCTTTTGCAGGTACGGTGGCGGTTATCGGAGTTATTGTTCTTCCGATTACATCAGGAGATACGGCATTCCGTGCTGCGAGAACAATTATTGCTGATTATTTAAAGATCGGACAAAAAAGTGTAATGAAACGCTTAATGATTGCAATTCCGCTCTTTGCAATTGGCTATGCATTAACGAACATTGACTTTAATATTTTATGGAGATATTTTTCCTGGGCTAACCAATCTACAGCAGTTATTGCGTTATGGATAGCGACAATGTATTTATATATCAAGGGCAAAAATTATGTGGTCTCTTTAGTACCGGCGGTTTTTATGTCCTATATGGTATTTGTTTATATATTAAATGCCAAGATCGGATTTAATTTAGATTTAAATCTATCCTTTATCGTTGGAATAGTGCTGACGATTGGACTGACGTATTTATTCTTTAAAAAAGCAAGAAGAAATAAAGAACGAAAGATAGAAGTAGATGAGACAAGTGCGGTCTCAGCTTGA
- a CDS encoding TraR/DksA C4-type zinc finger protein, translating to MDQAVIDKCQAILEDRRAELNEGGVDFDDQDQTLEEEVGELTTFDNHPGDMGTELYEREKDQALNEHQGSELNEIDHALVKIEEGTYHLCEKCGKEINEDRLLAMPATRFCIDHAE from the coding sequence ATGGATCAAGCAGTAATAGATAAATGCCAAGCGATATTAGAGGATAGAAGAGCGGAATTGAATGAAGGTGGAGTTGATTTTGATGATCAAGATCAGACATTGGAGGAAGAAGTAGGAGAGTTAACTACTTTTGATAATCACCCAGGGGATATGGGAACAGAGCTGTATGAAAGAGAAAAAGATCAAGCATTAAACGAACATCAGGGATCAGAATTAAATGAAATTGACCATGCATTAGTAAAAATAGAAGAAGGAACGTATCATTTGTGTGAAAAATGTGGCAAAGAAATCAATGAAGACCGATTACTGGCCATGCCCGCAACAAGATTTTGCATCGACCACGCTGAATAA
- a CDS encoding NAD(P)-dependent oxidoreductase has translation MTTIGFIGTGVMGKSMATHLLEADFDLHIFTRTQEKAQSLLDQGAVWEDTVSSLAQKADIIITMVSYPKDVESIYLKANGIIANAKPGTYLIDMTTSDPLLAEQIDKKAKEKGLHSLDAPVSGGDVGAKNAKLTIMVGGDKADFEEILPVFEKMGENIVLQGPAGAGQHTKMANQITIASNMIGVSEAIMYAKKAGLDPVRVLKSILTGAAGSWSLTNLAPRMIKGDSDPGFYIKHFIKDMTIALKNAQEMELKTPGLSLSLELYQELADKGLEDRGTQALIKWFEGDI, from the coding sequence ATGACAACAATCGGCTTTATTGGTACTGGTGTTATGGGGAAAAGCATGGCAACTCATTTACTCGAAGCAGATTTCGATCTTCACATATTTACGAGAACACAAGAAAAAGCACAATCCTTATTAGATCAAGGGGCTGTCTGGGAAGATACAGTCTCTTCGCTCGCACAAAAAGCAGACATTATCATAACTATGGTCAGCTATCCAAAAGATGTAGAATCTATCTACTTAAAAGCAAATGGGATCATTGCCAACGCGAAGCCTGGTACTTACTTAATCGACATGACAACCTCTGATCCATTACTGGCAGAACAAATCGACAAAAAAGCAAAAGAAAAAGGATTGCACAGCCTGGATGCTCCTGTGTCTGGAGGAGATGTCGGTGCAAAAAATGCAAAACTCACCATAATGGTTGGCGGAGATAAAGCAGACTTTGAGGAAATACTACCCGTTTTCGAAAAAATGGGAGAAAACATTGTTTTACAAGGGCCAGCTGGTGCTGGTCAGCATACAAAAATGGCCAATCAGATTACGATCGCATCGAATATGATTGGCGTTTCTGAAGCAATCATGTATGCCAAAAAAGCAGGACTTGATCCAGTTCGCGTATTAAAAAGTATCTTAACAGGAGCAGCTGGCAGTTGGTCACTCACCAATTTAGCACCAAGAATGATTAAAGGCGACAGTGATCCGGGATTTTATATTAAACATTTCATTAAAGATATGACCATTGCTTTAAAGAACGCGCAGGAGATGGAATTAAAAACCCCAGGGCTTTCACTATCACTTGAGTTATACCAGGAACTAGCTGATAAAGGATTGGAAGACCGTGGAACACAAGCGCTTATCAAGTGGTTTGAAGGAGATATTTAA